Proteins found in one Toxotes jaculatrix isolate fToxJac2 chromosome 18, fToxJac2.pri, whole genome shotgun sequence genomic segment:
- the LOC121198618 gene encoding meteorin-like protein: MFPNAIALVYFLALHLRSCAADLCNWTGSGFAAGVDSRIVLQVRLRCTEGSVRWVYPGQALRVVLEPNLSSNLRTTVCIKPSPSFRGASVFIERAGELELLVTDGERPQQVFCFRADGPHRPAIYLQANLQSDGHWRRRTMGFRYELLGNRSAAPNLGHSGLQTSCRPCNDTELLMAICNSDFVVRGYIKNISHSSESQTSLVEVSAVRVYWQRSRVFEQQVAPGSSQSLSSWHGRIHALLQCHVKPGDGEFLFTGAEHFGEAWLGCAPRYKDFLSVYQTARAAHRNSCDFPLD, translated from the exons CGGTTTTGCAGCTGGTGTGGACTCCAGGATCGTACTCCAGGTGCGCCTGCGCTGCACAGAGGGCTCGGTGAGGTGGGTCTACCCGGGCCAGGCACTCAGGGTGGTTCTAGAGCCCAATCTGTCCTCCAACCTGCGCACTACTGTCTGCATCAAACCATCTCCCTCTTTCCGCGGAGCCAGCGTGTTCATTGAGCGGGCCggggagctggagctgctggtgaCGGATGGCGAGAGGCCGCAGCAAGTGTTCTGTTTCCGGGCAGATGGACCGCACAGGCCCGCTATCTATCTCCAAGCCAACCTGCAGAGTGATGGACACTGGAGAAGACGCACGATGGGCTTCAGATATGAGCTGCTGGGCAACAGGAGTGCTGCGCCTAACTTGGGCCATAGCGGGCTGCAGA CTTCTTGTCGACCCTGCAATGATACAGAACTCCTGATGGCCATCTGCAACAGTGACTTTG TGGTCCGAGGCTACATCAAGAATATCTCCCACAGTTCTGAAAGCCAGACATCGTTGGTGGAGGTGTCAGCGGTGAGGGTGTACTGGCAGCGTAGTCGAGTGTTTGAGCAACAAGTGGCTCCGGGGTCATCTCAGTCCCTCTCTTCTTGGCACGGACGCATCCATGCACTCCTACAGTGCCACGTGAAGCCTGGGGATGGAGAGTTTCTTTTCACTGGGGCGGAACACTTCGGGGAAGCTTGGTTAGGGTGTGCCCCGCGATACAaagacttcctgtctgtctacCAGACTGCCCGGGCAGCACATCGGAATTCCTGTGACTTCCCTTTAGACTGA